The sequence CCGCGTAGAAGTAGAACATGGTCCGCTCGGGATACATGAACCACGGCAGGTAGCCCGCGGCGACTCCGGCGAGCACCGCCCCGGCACGCCAGTCCCGGCGTCCGGCCCACCAGAACAGCAGGACCACCAAGGCAATGGCGGCTGGCCACCAGACCATCGGGTTTCCCACGGACAGGATGGCAGAGGTGCATTTCTCCACATTGCAGCCGGGGGTGCCCTGGGGCGGGGACTCATAGAAGAAAGACGTGGGCCGCCCCATCACCAGCCAACTCCAGGCGCTGGCCTGGTAGGGGTGCTCGGAGCTCAGGCCCTGATGGAATTTGTACGCTTCCAGGTGGTAGTGGATCAGGGACCGTACGGAGTCCGGGAGCCAGCCCCATTCCGCCGCCGGGTTGCTTTCCGCCCAATGGCGGAAGTAGGCGTTGTCCGACAGGAACCAGCCTGTCCAGCTGGCCGAGTAGACGATCCCTGCCACGGGGACCATCCCCAGGAAGGCCGGGATCCCGTCCCGGATAGCTCCGCCGCTGATCCAGCCGCGGATGCCCGCCACACGCCTGGCATTGAGGTCCCACAGCACCGTGAGGATGCCGAACCCGGCCAGGAAGAACAGGCCCGACCATTTTGTTCCCACGGCCAGTCCCATGCAGACCCCGGCGGCAACCCGCCACCAGCGCACGCCCAGCCATGGTCCGGCCAGCAGCGCCGCGGCCGGGGGCTGGCCGCCGTTCGCGGCAGCGGCGCGGGCCAGCCGGTGGGCCAGGCGGCGGCGCCCGTCATCGCGGTCCATCAGCAGTGCCCCAAAGGCGGCGAGGACCCAGAACGTGAGGAAGACATCCAGCAGCGAGGTGCGGGACATGACAAGGTGGTGGCCGTCGACGGCGAGGAGCAGCCCTGCGGCGCCGGCCAGTGGAAGCGAGCGGAACAGTTTCAGGGCGATCAGTGAGACCAGCAGCACGGTCAGGGTGCCCGTGAGGGCCGCCGCGAAGCGCCAGCCAAAGGGGTTCTCCGGCCCAAAGAGCCACATGCCGGCCGCGATCATCCATTTGCCCACCGGCGGGTGGACCACGTATTCGGGGGTGTTCAGCAGGACGTCCGGATTTCCGGCGTTAAAGGAATCGTTGGCCTTGTCCGGCCAGCTGCGTTCGTAACCGCTGATGAGGTAGGAGTAGGCATCCTTGACGTAGTACGTCTCGTCGAAGACCAGCTTGTGCGGCACTTCCAGGCGGACGAAGCGGAGGAGGCCGGCGACTACCGCCGTGAGGGCCGGAACCAGGATGAACCAGAGCCGGAGTGATGCCGGATAGTCGCGCCACGATGTGGCGGTGCCGATGAGCCTCGCCTTGAGCGCTTCGACTGTGAACGCTTCGTCCGGCCGGCTGATCCAGGCCCGGGAAGTCGTCCCGGCCGTCTCTTCCGCAGTGGCGCCGGTTCCGGTGGAGGATGCCGCCGGGCTGGGTTTCCCGGCCCCGGCGGGCCGCGTCGAGGTCTGCGTCACGAGCCCCATGCTACCTTTTGCGGCTGGAAGACCCGGCAGCAGTAGGCTTGGTGGGTGGACCCGAACCCCAGCACCCCTCCCGAGCCCGGCCCTGCGACGGCGGGGCGGATTGTCCTTGCCGCCACTCCCATCGGGAACACGGGCGATGCCTCCGCCCGGCTGGTGGAACTGCTGGGAACGGCGGACATCGTGGCGGCCGAGGATACCCGGCGCCTCCACCGCCTGGTCCAAAGCCTGGGTGTCGCGGTTGCCGGCCGCATCATCAGCTACCACGAGCACAACGAGGCCACCCGGACGGCCGAGCTGCTGGACCAGGTACGTGCAGGCAGCACGCTGGTGATGGTGACCGACGCCGGGATGCCTGCCGTCTCGGACCCCGGGTTCCGGTTGGTGGAGGGG comes from Pseudarthrobacter sp. NIBRBAC000502770 and encodes:
- a CDS encoding dolichyl-phosphate-mannose--protein mannosyltransferase, encoding MGLVTQTSTRPAGAGKPSPAASSTGTGATAEETAGTTSRAWISRPDEAFTVEALKARLIGTATSWRDYPASLRLWFILVPALTAVVAGLLRFVRLEVPHKLVFDETYYVKDAYSYLISGYERSWPDKANDSFNAGNPDVLLNTPEYVVHPPVGKWMIAAGMWLFGPENPFGWRFAAALTGTLTVLLVSLIALKLFRSLPLAGAAGLLLAVDGHHLVMSRTSLLDVFLTFWVLAAFGALLMDRDDGRRRLAHRLARAAAANGGQPPAAALLAGPWLGVRWWRVAAGVCMGLAVGTKWSGLFFLAGFGILTVLWDLNARRVAGIRGWISGGAIRDGIPAFLGMVPVAGIVYSASWTGWFLSDNAYFRHWAESNPAAEWGWLPDSVRSLIHYHLEAYKFHQGLSSEHPYQASAWSWLVMGRPTSFFYESPPQGTPGCNVEKCTSAILSVGNPMVWWPAAIALVVLLFWWAGRRDWRAGAVLAGVAAGYLPWFMYPERTMFYFYAVSFEPFLVLALVYCLGLVLGRSSDPPWRRRSGLYLVVLFLAAAVLLSAFFYPIWTAEVIPYVDWKVRMWMPSWI